From a single Arachis hypogaea cultivar Tifrunner chromosome 3, arahy.Tifrunner.gnm2.J5K5, whole genome shotgun sequence genomic region:
- the LOC112791446 gene encoding cytochrome P450 736A117, with the protein MDLFTTIILLSLFIIVLIMKWQYFKHTDKNSPPSPPKLPILGNLHQVGLFPHRSLKSLAEKHGPLMLLHFGNVPVLVVSSADMAEEVMKTHDLVFSNRPPRKTSEILLYDSKDIATSPYGEYWRQIRSLAVLHLLSNKRVQSYGLIREEEAARMVETIKEFASSSFSMPLNLSEIFFGVTNDILCRSALGRRYRGGGEGCKFQELVLEFGDLLGTTSIGDYIPWLSWLNKVDGSYKRASRVAKRLDEFLDQVIAEHVSSGKRKEQEGLTDNVDDFVDVLLSVKNSNAVGFEFDTTTMKAILVDMFTAGTDPTYTVLEWAMAELLKRPAIMHKLQDEVRTVVGNRSNITEQDLVHMNYLKAVIKETLRLHPSLPVLVPRESTKGIKLKGYDIEAGTQVLVNAWAVATDPKCWDQPLEFKPERFLNSSVDFKGRDFQFIPFGAGRRGCPGLQFATALDETVLANLVYHFDWDLPAGSKELDLSKFYGLVLHLKSPLLAIPTPYYE; encoded by the exons ATGGATCTGTTCACCACCATCATATTACTATCTTTGTTCATTATCGTACTCATCATGAAATGGCAGTATTTCAAACACACAGACAAAAACTCACCTCCTTCACCTCCAAAACTACCCATACTCGGAAACTTGCACCAAGTAGGTTTGTTCCCGCACCGGTCACTCAAAAGCTTGGCTGAGAAACATGGCCCCTTGATGCTCCTTCACTTCGGGAACGTTCCGGTGCTGGTGGTGTCTTCGGCCGACATGGCGGAAGAAGTGATGAAGACGCACGACTTGGTGTTCTCCAACCGGCCACCGCGGAAGACGAGTGAGATACTCTTGTATGATTCCAAGGACATAGCCACCTCTCCTTATG GTGAATACTGGAGGCAGATAAGGAGCCTAGCCGTGTTACACCTTCTGAGCAACAAAAGGGTTCAATCGTACGGCCTTATTAGGGAGGAAGAAGCTGCAAGAATGGTTGAAACCATCAAAgagtttgcttcttcttctttttctatgcCGTTAAACTTGTCTGAGATATTCTTCGGTGTTACAAATGACATATTGTGTAGAAGTGCTCTAGGGAGGAGATACCGTGGAGGAGGAGAAGGGTGCAAGTTTCAGGAGCTGGTTTTGGAGTTTGGAGACTTGTTGGGTACAACATCAATAGGGGACTATATTCCATGGCTTAGTTGGTTGAACAAGGTTGATGGTTCTTATAAAAGAGCGTCAAGAGTGGCCAAGCGTCTCGATGAGTTTTTGGATCAAGTGATTGCGGAGCATGTTAGTTCTGGGAAAAGGAAAGAACAAGAGGGACTTACTGATaatgttgatgattttgtggatGTTTTGCTTTCTGTCAAGAACAGTAACGCTGTTGGATTTGAGTTTGACACAACAACAATGAAGGCAATACTCGTG GACATGTTTACGGCAGGTACGGACCCTACGTACACTGTGCTAGAATGGGCAATGGCGGAACTGTTAAAACGGCCAGCAATTATGCACAAACTTCAAGATGAAGTGAGAACTGTTGTTGGAAACAGAAGCAACATAACCGAACAAGATTTGGTTCACATGAACTACTTGAAAGCTGTGATCAAAGAAACACTTCGGTTGCACCCTTCACTTCCAGTTCTAGTTCCTAGAGAATCCACCAAAGGCATCAAGCTGAAAGGGTATGACATTGAAGCTGGAACACAGGTGTTGGTGAATGCATGGGCCGTTGCAACGGACCCAAAGTGTTGGGACCAGCCACTTGAGTTCAAGCCAGAGAGGTTCTTAAACAGTTCGGTGGATTTCAAAGGGCGTGATTTTCAGTTTATTCCTTTTGGTGCAGGAAGGAGAGGGTGCCCTGGGCTGCAGTTTGCCACTGCTCTTGATGAAACTGTGCTGGCTAACCTTGTTTATCATTTTGATTGGGATTTGCCTGCTGGTTCTAAGGAATTGGACTTGTCTAAATTTTATGGACTAGTCCTGCATTTGAAATCACCTCTCTTGGCTATACCAACCCCTTATTATGAATGA